The following coding sequences lie in one Aspergillus luchuensis IFO 4308 DNA, chromosome 8, nearly complete sequence genomic window:
- the ACN9 gene encoding succinate dehydrogenase assembly factor 3 (BUSCO:EOG092652TN;~COG:S;~EggNog:ENOG410PQ8U;~InterPro:IPR008381;~PFAM:PF13233,PF05347;~go_component: GO:0005739 - mitochondrion [Evidence IEA];~go_process: GO:0034553 - mitochondrial respiratory chain complex II assembly [Evidence IEA]), which produces MSQFLRFTPTAARRLATPSTFGSKSSLSETLALLPPLQLYRRILRVHRKKLDPEMRILGDGYVKSEFRAHRNVDNPLHIIGFLTEWQLYAQKLEGDAWIGEKLDKSKLDKMSDQQIGQLYELMQAIQNKDGEGEGEGEKQ; this is translated from the exons ATGTCCCAATTCCTCCGCTTCACCCCCACGGCCGCCCGCCGTCTCGCCACGCCATCCACCTTCGGCTCCAAATCCAGCCTCTCGGAGACCTTGGCCCTGCTCCCGCCGCTGCAGCTCTACCGTCGCATTCTCCGCGTGCACCGCAAGAAACTTGACCCCGAAATGCGGATTCTGGGCGATGGATATGTGAAGAGTGAATTCCGGGCTCATCGGAATGTGGACAATCCGTTGCATATT attGGTTTCCTTACGGAATGGCAATTATATGCGCAGAAATTGGAGGGAGATGCGTGGATTGGGGAGAAGTTGGATAAGAGTAAATTGGATAAGATGAGTG ATCAGCAGATTGGGCAGTTGTATGAGCTTATGCAGGCGATTCAGAAtaaggatggggagggggagggggagggggagaagcaATGA
- the SMD1 gene encoding mRNA splicing protein SMD1 (BUSCO:EOG09265FL1;~COG:A;~EggNog:ENOG410PSD1;~InterPro:IPR027141,IPR034102,IPR010920,IPR001163;~PFAM:PF01423;~go_process: GO:0000387 - spliceosomal snRNP assembly [Evidence IEA];~go_process: GO:0006396 - RNA processing [Evidence IEA]), producing MKLVRFLMKCANETVTIELKNGTILHGTITSVSPQMNTSLRTVKMTPKGRDPISLDTINIRGSTIRYYILPDSLPLDTLLIDDTPKPKNKARKEADRGGRGGRGGPRGRGRGRGRGRGRGF from the exons ATGAAGCTCGTCCG GTTTCTGATGAAGTGCGCCAACGAGACGGTGACGATCGAGCTGAAGAATG GCACCATCCTTCACggcaccatcacctccgtcTCCCCTCAGATGAACACCTCCCTCCGCACGGTCAAAATGACCCCCAAAGGCCGTGACCCTATTTCCCTCGATACCATCAACATCCGTGGCTCGACGATCCGCTACTACATCCTGCCCGATAGTCTGCCCCTCGACACGCTGCTGATCGACGACACGCCCAAGCCCAAGAACAAGGCGCGCAAGGAAGCCGACCGCGGAGGccgtggtggtcgtggtggtccTCGTGGTAGAGGGCGCGGCCGTGGCCGTGGTCGTGGTCGTGGATTCTAA
- a CDS encoding GNAT family N-acetyltransferase (COG:K;~EggNog:ENOG410PHBZ;~InterPro:IPR000182,IPR016181;~PFAM:PF00583;~go_function: GO:0008080 - N-acetyltransferase activity [Evidence IEA]), with amino-acid sequence MKSHGNIWYQKKNPPFLCPTEPEKKELNHILKILCTPYRRHLSSFPTLNPNPYIYLPQSPHHPTPTPTPIPTPSFPSHLVSPHNTTLYTPPPPPPYPHNRNENDKMPSLLEDPTTSIPPPLPNPSHLPPIQRTLRDNTRITLYPITTGPDSLPSSLLHYLHREFSEEILKGCTYPMESPLEYDLYRTYWFGTFAVVAVVDDDESGNGLREGRDWERVCLGTFYVKPNYPGRCSHVCNAGFFTTPAARNRGVGRVMGEAYLEVAPKLGYKYSVFNLVFENNVASVKIWENLGFQVIGRVPGAARLANSPDLVDALIIGKSLV; translated from the exons ATGAAATCCCATGGCAATATATGgtaccaaaaaaaaaaccccCCATTCCTCTGCCCCACCGAACctgaaaagaaagaattaaACCACATATTGAAAATCTTATGCACGCCCTACCGTCGACATCTATCTTCATTCCCCACACTAAACCCAAACCCATACATATATCTACCCCAATCCCCTCAccatcccactcccactccaactccaattccaactccctccttcccttcccacctcgTCTCACCACACAACACAACCTTatacacaccaccacctcctcccccataTCCTCATAATAGAAACGAGAACGATAAAAtgccctccctcctcgaagaccccaccacctccatcccccctcccctccccaacccatcccacctccccccaatCCAGCGCACCCTCCGCGACAACACCCGCATCACTCTCTACCCCATAACCACGGGGCCCGAcagcctcccctcctctctcctccactACCTACACAGGGAATTCTCCGAAGAGATTCTCAAGGGATGTACCTATCCCATGGAATCGCCCCTCGAGTATGACCTCTACCGGACGTATTGGTTTGGGACGTTTGCAGTGGTAGCtgttgtcgatgatgacgagagCGGAaatgggttgagggagggCAGGGATTGGGAGAGGGTTTGTCTGGGGACGTTTTATGTGAAGCCGAATTATCCGG GACGCTGCTCGCATGTTTGTAATGCCGGGTTCTTTACCACGCCGGCGGCCAGGAATCGTGGTGTTGGGAGGGTTATGGGTGAGGCTTATTTGGAGGTGGCGCCGAAACTG GGATATAAATACTCCGTGTTTAATCTCGTCTTTGAGAATAATGTTGCTTCGGTCAAGATCTGGGAGAATCTGGGATTTCAGGTTATTGGTCGTGTGCCGGGTGCTGCGCGTCTGGCGAATAGTCCTGATCTCGTTGATGCGCTTATCATTGGGAAATCCTTGGTATAA
- a CDS encoding uncharacterized protein (COG:S;~EggNog:ENOG410PJRB), protein MDSYHTLSASSNMAGPSSLFLGSRISSDVENLTDEEEEFMSSASTTSHGSEERTENRSEHEMKTEDTSVDIPVTPPRNSIQKDVGSGTCQSSHSERDATPLSTTKRPLRLLDMPIDILQVIIKEVTHTNDLTSLALTCSALHSLAIPQMYSRFDIVWPETLSSSDHPAGVDALSYGLATLVMGQDIFRELPPRRGQPCPHCGCHSPAPSQDNSTDTLLKIRRGNYYAQYTRKFSVGNGPLVWVQEYSVTKETGKMLGTLVALAVARMVNLETFVWDMPTGVLRDVWIALSSLANRPGHDCRLQRVWVRWHDNSENTMRPLAGPSTASSVTLPDTQALAGSASNSSLLQRYGHVEYPSLSILPPLKSLSVLDIDEPSYLEEMAVLVERSRDRLKELRIGISSKVYQASWLKPAGSWQAEQPTPSRGHSGWPKSGGVLGVVLGRPEEPTHPSRIQADSVPKQEAPESLAENNQPENQALSLINSTPGSPLPADGIASIALNMQNTHIAQQQPPIASETKLSREIPNSCSEKPLAVPGSSHQILKLDTLELERVPLSIPVALHALDWTQLTTLTIFRCESHEKLWRALRRQFSPSVSSRSKHGRREGDQSASEYRLNLRHIHTDAVSPYLLLFIKDTLAPNTLQTLFLHEAPMYDSIVHIDAIYKNAIKTHHLSLQKILVDSTQRAPGGSEMPSVRWYKWMFTRQMLTFLSSGRMPRLRELSIALHSKDWHYFLQRLPYMPQLRALHIPHIARQAHRDPKELAMMILDIVTIRPEVGITYVGIQNKCYEILEAKEGDAGEFYDTDDSHSEGFVPGGEEWAGSDTNEDESDDDGGVSAMDSHSDLSSDDRISSDGEGSEMDYNKSRVSYRLREILFYDDKIAIFKARHGVL, encoded by the exons ATGGATAGCTACCATACATTATCCGCCAGCAGTAACATGGCTGGCCCCAGCAGCTTGTTTCTAGGATCGAGAATCAGCTCCGATGTGGAAAATCTAacagatgaggaagaagagttcATGTCTAGCGCCAGCACCACTTCCCATGGGTCCGAGGAACGGACAGAGAATCGATCTGAACACGAAATGAAGACGGAGGATACTTCGGTCGATATTCCGGTGACTCCACCCCGCAATAGCATTCAAAAGGATGTAGGCTCGGGAACCTGTCAAAGCAGTCATTCGGAGCGGGATGCGACACCTCTTTCAACAACAAAGCGGCCTCTTCGCTTGCTCGATATGCCCATCGATATATTACAGGTGATTATCAAAGAG GTAACGCATACGAATGACCTCACATCTCTCGCTCTGACTTGCTCGGCCCTCCATTCCTTGGCGATCCCCCAGATGTATTCTCGCTTTGATATCGTATGGCCGGAAACACTGTCATCCTCCGACCACCCGGCTGGCGTGGACGCTCTCTCTTACGGTCTTGCAACACTAGTGATGGGACAAGATATATTCCGCGAGCTACCCCCAAGGCGAGGGCAACCTTGTCCCCATTGCGGTTGCCATAGCCCTGCGCCGAGTCAAGACAACTCTACAGACACACTCTTGAAGATCCGTCGAGGCAACTACTATGCACAATATACTCGCAAATTCTCAGTCGGCAACGGTCCCCTTGTCTGGGTCCAAGAGTACTCTGTAACGAAGGAGACTGGCAAAATGTTGGGGACGCTAGTTGCTCTGGCTGTGGCTCGGATGGTCAACTTGGAGACGTTCGTTTGGGACATGCCTACCGGAGTTTTGAGAGATGTGTGGATAGCGCTTTCATCGCTAGCAAATCGGCCCGGCCATGATTGTCGTCTGCAGCGCGTTTGGGTCCGTTGGCACGACAACTCTGAGAATACCATGCGTCCGTTGGCCGGGCCCTCCACTGCATCTTCCGTGACGCTTCCAGACACACAAGCATTGGCAGGGTCAGCTAGTAATTCCTCGCTACTACAGAGATATGGGCATGTAGAATACCCTTCTCTGTCGATACTCCCGCCGCTAAAGAGCTTGAGTGTCCTTGATATAGATGAACCGTCGTATCTCGAAGAAATGGCTGTACTTGTTGAGCGATCCAGAGACCGTTTGAAAGAATTACGTATTGGCATTTCTAGCAAGGTCTACCAAGCGTCTTGGTTGAAGCCGGCAGGAAGCTGGCAGGCTGAGCAGCCAACACCATCCCGCGGCCATTCCGGATGGCCGAAATCTGGCGGCGTACTCGGGGTTGTTCTTGGAAGACCTGAGGAGCCCACACACCCCAGTCGGATTCAAGCAGATTCGGTACCAAAGCAGGAGGCACCTGAAAGTCTTGCGGAGAATAATCAGCCGGAAAACCAGGCACTTTCCTTAATAAATAGCACTCCAGGGTCTCCGTTGCCCGCGGACGGCATCGCTTCCATTGCCTTGAATATGCAGAATACGCACATAGCACAACAACAGCCGCCTATCGCATCGGAGACTAAATTGTCACGAGAGATCCCGAACTCATGCTCGGAAAAGCCTTTGGCTGTGCCGGGGTCCAGTCACCAGATATTGAAGCTCGATACCCTAGAACTCGAGCGCGTTCCTCTGTCTATTCCAGTTGCGTTGCACGCGCTCGACTGGACACAGCTGACAACCTTGACAATTTTTCGTTGTGAGAGCCACGAAAAGCTTTGGAGGGCGCTGCGCCGGCAATTTTCTCCGTCTGTGTCGTCACGCTCGAAACATGGTAGACGCGAAGGTGATCAAAGTGCCTCTGAGTATCGCTTGAACCTCAGACATATCCATACGGATGCTGTGTCGCCATATCTGCTGCTGTTTATCAAGGATACACTTGCGCCCAACACGCTACAAACCCTATTCCTACATGAAGCACCCATGTATGACTCGATCGTCCATATCGATGCCATCTACAAGAACGCTATCAAGACCCATCATCTCAGCCTGCAAAAGATATTGGTAGATAGCACCCAGCGGGCACCGGGGGGAAGCGAAATGCCTAGTGTGCGGTGGTACAAGTGGATGTTCACTCGCCAGATGCTCACATTTCTCAGCAGCGGACGTATGCCACGACTGCGGGAGCTCTCTATAGCTCTACACTCAAAGGACTGG CACTATTTCCTTCAAAGGCTACCGTATATGCCTCAGCTTCGCGCGCTCCATATCCCACATATCGCTCGGCAGGCTCACCGAGACCCGAAAGaactggcgatgatgatcctGGATATTGTGACTATCCGTCCGGAGGTGGGCATCACCTATGTAGGCATACAAAATAAATGTTACGAGATCTTGGAGGCAAAAGAAGGCGACGCGGGAGAATTCTATGACACAGACGACAGCCATAGCGAGGGGTTCGTGCCTGGGGGCGAGGAGTGGGCAGGATCAGACACAAACGAGGACGAATCTGACGACGACGGCGGGGTCAGCGCGATGGACTCGCACTCGGACCTGTCGTCAGACGACAGGATATCGTCAGACGGGGAGGGTTCTGAAATGGATTACAACAAGTCTCGAGTATCGTATCGGCTGCGAGAGATCTTGTTCTACGATGACAAGatcgccatcttcaaggCGCGACATGGCGTTTTGTAA
- a CDS encoding KAR9 family protein (COG:S;~EggNog:ENOG410PQU3;~InterPro:IPR013889;~PFAM:PF08580), translated as MRAMSTASTATTATTHPPDAGANLSTSQFFSSPPPPPPPALSISHVDQSIPRRIKSKSSLRSLRSLGSSSEPDDNQHHHQQQQHDLGFDKTLVRPSILRRLSPGLAARVKLLDGSNKHNSPSRNPGAVGRIPEEQIKELDKTHQDLSKSIKIEKKGRSWNALPRLHKDRKSHESDSGHLDVPEPQLPEATPEEWGEVPTPDSDRPLDLPPDQGLEEEVPLSEEAEEPEEAVKVEAAGEDVIEEDPFEGDAVAEQGVEEEIVEESAEGVADESVEVEATLEEPQPDMSVVQHAPAPLEPRPAPLPDVPEQTDFEKYIQSTNEDDSNPPPPPPKDSPRPRSTTSLSSQSYFNPQGLQRTESIYSFSRASFSNQLSQLTSIPLPQPSSLEASISSIATAPAAVRALTGAAEQIQIWVKKASDVLGGLDAEDDVEWAAAAGREGLEGVDKAIIRFESLINVYVRAIEEVQLREDIGDVSTDSLQTIVVQMDTIIQSWANIKNRLRGVKGQVELAMEWEELWGNVLGDVTVEVESLTGLIFEMEEKRHWTLAGEQDSSASGLDINELETIVEETPSQAQLLSSKRLSIDPILTGPPTMDMPVIQTPHDDTNHSNLIALFARIQPLRASLDFLPMRMSMFQARAERIFPSACEELEERRGHLEQSFQKLEQDADALQKELNEDRWILVFRNAGGQAQKMFDSVERSIAKLQEAIETCAHLHDATLFTKRIESYEAKKQHYVAAIERVVSIIRKGVDDRLTVNGEILRLLSDMTSRVDALKASVRVMDEWLEDINFVRSQHLRDSISSIMTMDSPLTGSVADTPGSSPASSVVMTPANPLKGSATPMGTSSRRGSSVSSAARTTMSKMRRYSGIPQATAALTSKKSSLPKPSLTAPSPSRMGAATPTPAARKPVKPAPSPIPNRPRWTNSTNTNDLYVGHVYKPNPTPRKPSASGRTSRPSSTIPMGPFRRDMSVSPAPMTARSMSRVSSRLTNRSPERMGSPTPNRSILDPPPYSKLRRPDGMSNAPRSRQSFAGLSFSRSVSHDHERNIASPTKTPRPGTALGHSANRRISLIPLPKNNPTPRSKLGERPPWR; from the coding sequence ATGCGTGCCATGTCCACCGCGTCAACGGCTACCACTGcgaccacccaccccccggATGCCGGGGCCAACCTGTCCACGTCGCagttcttctcctcccctcctcctcctcctccacccgccCTGTCTATCTCCCATGTCGACCAGTCAATACCGCGACGAATCAAGTCCAAGTCGTCCCTACGAAGCCTCCGCAGTTTGGGCAGTAGCAGTGAACCCGACGAtaaccaacaccaccaccaacaacaacaacacgaCCTCGGCTTCGACAAGACTCTTGTCCGCCCGTCAATTCTCCGTCGCTTGTCCCCCGGCCTGGCTGCCCGCGTCAAGTTACTAGACGGTAGTAACAAACACAACAGTCCCTCTCGCAACCCCGGTGCCGTCGGTCGGATTCCCGAAGAACAAATCAAAGAACTCGACAAGACGCATCAGGATTTATCTAAATCCATTAAGATCGAAAAGAAAGGTCGCTCATGGAATGCTCTGCCTCGGCTACACAAAGATAGGAAATCCCACGAAAGTGATTCCGGCCACTTAGACGTCCCCGAACCGCAGCTACCGGAAGCAACCCCAGAGGAGTGGGGGGAAGTACCGACACCCGACTCGGATCGTCCCCTGGATCTGCCTCCGGATCAagggctggaagaagaggttcCGCTGTCGGAAGAGGCCGAAGAGCCTGAAGAGGCTGTGAAGgttgaggctgctggggaagACGTTATCGAGGAAGACCCTTTCGAAGGAGACGCTGTTGCGGAGCAaggcgttgaagaagaaattgTGGAAGAAAGTGCAGAAGGCGTTGCTGACGAGTCCGTTGAGGTAGAGGCTACTCTGGAAGAGCCCCAACCCGACATGTCTGTCGTTCAGCATGCTCCGGCGCCATTAGAGCCTAGGCCAGCGCCCCTACCTGACGTCCCCGAGCAGACAGACTTTGAGAAGTACATACAGAGCACCAATGAAGACGATTCGAATCCACCCCCGCCACCGCCAAAAGACTCTCCGCGCCCACGATCGACCACTTCCCTAAGCTCACAATCCTACTTCAACCCCCAGGGGTTGCAGCGCACGGAGTCCATCTACTCATTTTCTCGCGCCTCGTTTAGCAACCAACTCTCCCAGCTCACGTCCATCCCTCTTCCGCAACCGTCGTCGCTCGAGGCTAGTATCTCATCCATTGCAACCGCGCCTGCGGCGGTTCGGGCGCTCACCGGAGCGGCAGAGCAAATTCAAATATGGGTCAAGAAGGCCTCGGATGTGCTAGGGGGGTTGGATGCAGAGGATGACGTGGAGTGGGCAGCTGCGGCCGGACGAGAAGGTCTGGAGGGGGTGGACAAGGCGATCATCCGGTTCGAGAGCCTGATCAACGTCTACGTCAGGGCGATCGAGGAAGTGCAGCTGCGCGAGGATATTGGCGACGTGAGTACCGATAGCCTCCAGACGATCGTCGTGCAGATGGACACGATCATACAAAGCTGGGCCAACATCAAGAATCGACTCCGGGGAGTCAAAGGACAGGTTGAGCTGGCAATGGAGTGGGAAGAGCTGTGGGGGAACGTCTTGGGCGATGTGACGGTGGAGGTCGAGAGTCTCACCGGGCTGATCTTcgagatggaagaaaaaCGGCACTGGACGCTGGCAGGCGAGCAGGACTCTAGCGCCTCTGGGCTCGACATCAATGAGCTGGAGACCATCGTGGAAGAGACCCCATCCCAGGCGCAACTGCTGTCCAGCAAACGACTCAGTATAGATCCCATCCTTACCGGGCCACCGACGATGGACATGCCGGTTATTCAGACGCCACATGACGACACGAATCACTCGAACCTCATCGCGCTGTTCGCACGAATACAACCGTTGCGAGCGTCGCTCGATTTCTTGCCGATGAGAATGTCCATGTTTCAAGCGCGGGCTGAGAGGATCTTTCCCAGCGCGTGTGAGGAGCTCGAGGAGCGGCGGGGCCATCTTGAACAGAGCTTTCAAAAGCTGGAgcaggatgcagatgcaCTGCAGAAAGAGCTCAACGAAGACCGGTGgatcctcgtcttccgtaACGCGGGTGGACAGGCGCAGAAAATGTTCGACTCGGTGGAACGCAGCATCGCAAAACTGCAGGAGGCCATCGAGACATGCGCCCATCTGCACGATGCAACGTTGTTTACGAAACGTATTGAAAGCTacgaggccaagaagcagcaCTATGTGGCAGCAATTGAGCGGGTAGTGTCGATTATTCGCAAGGGTGTCGATGACCGACTGACGGTGAACGGAGAGATTCTGCGACTGCTGTCGGACATGACCTCGAGGGTCGACGCCCTGAAGGCAAGTGTCCGGGTGATGGATGAGTGGTTGGAGGACATAAACTTTGTCCGATCACAGCATCTCCGGGACTCGATCTCCAGTATCATGACGATGGACAGTCCTCTGACCGGCAGTGTCGCCGATACTCCGGGGAGCTCACCGGCATCGTCCGTGGTGATGACGCCCGCGAACCCCCTCAAGGGCTCTGCTACGCCAATGGGAACATCTAGTCGACGTGGCAGCTCGGTCAGCTCTGCAGCGCGAACGACAATGTCCAAGATGCGACGGTACTCGGGCATCCCGCAGGCGACGGCCGCGCTGACCAGCAAGAAGTCGTCTCTCCCCAAGCCTTCGCTCACTGCGCCGTCACCGAGTCGGATGGGCGCCGCCACACCCACCCCTGCTGCGCGTAAGCCTGTCAAGCCGGCGCCGTCACCCATACCCAATCGTCCGCGCTGGaccaacagcaccaacacGAACGACCTATATGTCGGCCACGTGTACAAACCAAATCCTACTCCCCGCAAGCCCTCTGCTTCTGGCCGCACATCGCGGCCCTCGTCAACTATACCCATGGGACCGTTCCGGCGTGATATGTCGGTCTCTCCGGCACCGATGACGGCGCGCTCTATGAGTCGGGTTTCCAGCCGACTGACGAATCGCAGCCCAGAGCGCATGGGCTCTCCTACACCTAATCGGTCTATCCTCGACCCTCCTCCTTACAGCAAGCTCCGGCGGCCAGACGGCATGTCGAACGCGCCGCGCAGCCGACAGAGCTTTGCGGGGCTGTCGTTCAGCCGCAGTGTGTCGCACGACCACGAACGAAACATTGCCAGTCCGACGAAGACGCCGCGGCCGGGCACCGCGCTGGGGCATTCCGCGAACCGGCGGATCAGCTTGATCCCATTGCCGAAGAATAACCCGACGCCTCGCAGCAAGCTCGGAGAGCGGCCGCCATGGCGGTAA
- the MTQ2 gene encoding S-adenosylmethionine-dependent methyltransferase (BUSCO:EOG09264XVU;~COG:J;~EggNog:ENOG410PKX9;~InterPro:IPR002052,IPR029063;~go_function: GO:0003676 - nucleic acid binding [Evidence IEA];~go_function: GO:0008168 - methyltransferase activity [Evidence IEA];~go_process: GO:0032259 - methylation [Evidence IEA]): protein MMKCDYCRGSHQGGEPKVSTNLTSTPFLGGHDWFVHRSFNRYLQYSFQLTNPLSHPTIYQFPDSFQSTKKERKQKTEIVTIKGTKMLPTPCTSHVSFDTIYEPSEDSYLFLDTLSSSSESAWLTNHFSPSTSSPSPLLLEVGTGSGVVLAFLTANSHHILGRTDVLALGTDVNRNACLATRQTVLKAIEEQQQQSQNTQSTSTDDSKPSQIKSLISSTLTSDLASPIRPHSIDILLFNPPYVPTPELPRLPSKEDNDAGDKEGGMSRSEKFERESYFLSLTYAGGKDGMEITERLLADIPRVLSQRGVAYVLLCAQNRPREVVERIMGWDGDLEGGKWCAELVGSSGVQAGWEKLVIVRVWREFTSASSS from the coding sequence atgatgaaaTGCGATTACTGCCGCGGATCCCACCAAGGCGGAGAACCAAAAGTAAGTACTAACCTAACCAGCACTCCGTTTTTGGGAGGCCATGATTGGTTCGTTCATCGGAGTTTCAATCGATACTTACAATATTCTTTTCAACTAACTAACCCATTATCACATCCCACTATATACCAATTCCCTGATTCCTTCCAATCcaccaagaaagaaagaaaacagaagacGGAAATAGTGACAATAAAAGGGACAAAAATGCTCCCCACCCCCTGCACCTCCCACGTCTCCTTCGACACCATCTACGAACCCTCCGAAGACTCctacctcttcctcgacaccctctcctcttccagcgaATCCGCCTGGCTCACGAACCACTTCTCCCCATCAACATCGTCGCCCTCCCCGCTCCTCCTCGAAGTCGGTACCGGCTCCGGCGTcgtcctcgccttcctcaccGCAAACTCCCACCATATCCTTGGCCGCACTGATGTCCTTGCCCTCGGTACGGACGTTAACCGCAATGCATGTCTTGCGACGAGACAGACGGTTTTGAAGGCGATTGaggagcagcaacaacaatcccAGAATACCCAATCAACATCTACAGATGATTCTAAACCCTCTCAAATCAaatccctcatctcctcaacACTTACCTCCGATCTCGCCTCGCCGATTCGTCCTCACTCGATCGATATCCTGCTGTTTAATCCGCCGTATGTGCCGACGCCGGAGTTACCGCGGTTACCTAGTAAGGAGGATAATGATGCAGGAGATAAGGAAGGGGGCATGTCGAGGAGTGAGAAGTTCGAGAGAGAGTCGTATTTTCTCTCGTTGACGTATGCGGGAGGTaaagatgggatggagatcacggagaggttgttggcgGATATTCCGAGGGTGTTGAGTCAGAGGGGCGTGGCGTATGTGTTGCTTTGTGCGCAGAATCGGccgagggaggtggtggagaggatcatgggctgggatggggatttggagggagggaagtggTGTGCTGAGTTGGTTGGGAGTAGTGGGGTGCAGGCGGGGTGGGAGAAGTTGGTTATTgtgagggtttggagggagttcacttctgcttcctcttcttag